The genomic interval TTCCTATTATAGATGGACTAGAAGAAACCAATAGGTATATTGATAAAAATTATTGTAGTGCCAACAAAATAGGATTGTTAGCCACCACTGGAACCATTGAAGCTCAATTATTTCAAAAAAGCCTACAGGGAAAAACTGTAATTTTACCCGATAAAAAATTACAGGAGGAAGTAGTGATGGATACTATTTATGGAGAAAATGGAATAAAGGCCGGTAATACCTCTGGGGAAACCCTAAATAGACTTATAGAAGTAGTTAAAATCCTACAAAACGAGGGAGCTGAAATGATTATTGCTGGATGTACTGAGGTGGGTTTGGTAATAAAACAAAAGAATATAGATATTCCTTTAATTGATCCCCTAACAGTACTTGCTGAAAGGGCTATAATCTTAGCGAAAAATATAGAAAAGTGAATTTGTTACAGTTTGGTAAAATATTGGGAGTAGTATCCTTTAAAATTAGAATCTATTAAACACTATTGTTGATTTTCATATTCTATGAATTCTTCAATTCTGTCAGTTCCGGGTGACAATCCCTCGATATCTTGTCATAGTTTTATTTATACAATATCAACATCTATCTTTAACGTAACATAAAATTAAAACCCACACTATTATTAATTGATAATAAAAATCAATGGTACTATATATTTAATATCAATAAAAATAAGGGTTTACAAACTGTTCAATTGAGAATAAAATGGTTATATGACAGTAAGTGACCATTAGGAGGCATTAATATGAAGGTAAACCCAAAAGAAGCTTTTTTTAGTAATAAAGTTAATAGAGTTATTGTTATTACTATCATTATGAATTT from Natronincola ferrireducens carries:
- the cuyB gene encoding cysteate racemase, giving the protein MREKIIGILGGMGPEATYDIFGRIIKLTQVKNDSDHIRVIIDSNSKIPDRTKAILGNGASPIKEMIATAQNLQKAGADFVIIPCMTAHFFIEEIQKSISIPIIDGLEETNRYIDKNYCSANKIGLLATTGTIEAQLFQKSLQGKTVILPDKKLQEEVVMDTIYGENGIKAGNTSGETLNRLIEVVKILQNEGAEMIIAGCTEVGLVIKQKNIDIPLIDPLTVLAERAIILAKNIEK